From Pseudobythopirellula maris:
GCAGCCGGGCGACGCTGCGCGCTGTGAGCCGGCGGCCGAATTTATTGGTGAACACCGGCGCCCCCTCTCCCCGTTCCACGCCCGGCCCCAACTGGCGGACCGACAGCCACGCCCCCAGCGCCTCCACGGCGAACGAGCCGATCGGCGCCAGCCGCTCCTTGCGGCCCTTGCCGCGCACCCGCGCGACGCCCTCGTCGAGGTCGAGGTCGCCGTCCTCCAGACCGACCAGTTCGCTCACACGCAGCCCGGCCGAGTAGAGCGTTTCGAGGATCGCTCGGTCGCGGAGGCCGAAGGTCTTGTCCGCTGGCGGCGCCGCCAGCAGTGCACCGACCTCGTCGGACGACAGCACCTGCGGCAAGTGGCGCGACTTGCGTGGGTTGCGGAGCGCGGCCGCCGGGTTCGACGGCGCCCATCCCTCGCGTTGGCCGTAGCGGAAGAAGCTGCGGACCGAGGCGAGCCGCCGCGCGATCGACGCCTTGGCGAAACCCGCCTCGCCCAACGCCGACACGTAGCCCCGCAGGTCGAGCGTGGTGATCGCCTTGGGCGCGGGCGACGCGCCGCTCTCGTCGGCCAGGTAGTCGGCTAGCGCGGCGAGGTCCTCGCGGTACGCCTTGATCGTGTGCGCCGACGCGCCGCGCTCGCTCTGAAGGTGCCGGAGGAATTGGCCCGTCTCACGGAGCATGGTGCAGTTGCGGAGTTCGGAATGCGGGATAACGAATAACGAATGCAGTGCATCACAAGAAGCATAGCCAATCGGAAGGCGATAGCCGCGGACCCACCGGTCCGCGGAACGCCCCACCAAGCGCTTTAGCCACTGGCCCACAAAAAAACGGGGCGGGGCCTGATGGCCCCGCCCCGGTGATTGCTTGTCGTTTCAGGGCGGGCTCTGGCCCGGGCTGGCTCAGCCGAGGTCGGGGGCGCCGTCGCGGTTCTTCACGGCGTCGGTCGTGAAGCGCGGGCGGCGTTTCTCCGACTCGCAGCGGATCCGCTTGCTCAGCACCGCGGCGTCGTACCACGTGAAGCTCAGCTCGGGGTTCGAAGCCGACCGGCCGAGCGCACGCAGGGCGTCGGCGTGCTGGCTGTCGTCGTACAGAAACAGGTAGCGTTCCTTGCCTTTAACCAGAGCGAGGACATTGACGTCGTCGTTCACGAGTGGGGTCGCCTCCGTGCGGCAGTCGAGAGCGGGGGGTGGGCCGACGCGATCAGTCCGTTGATGCCTGCGATGCGGGGCGCAAGCGACGCGTCTAGACACGCTCTATCGGCGCGCGGACCAACGCCGCACCACTCGCGTTTCACCACCACCGCCCCGTGCGGAGAGCATCTCCGACAAGTGCAAGTGACAGCAGAAGCGGATGAAGTCCTCGCTGCGGCCGAGGTAAGAACGCCAGCCGCCGAACCGCGCGTCGTCCTGAAAACCGACATAACTGGCAAGCGCCGCAGTGAACTCGGTGTCCGAGCCCCGGTAGACCCGCGTGTGCGTCATAACCGGACCGTCGTTCACCAGGCACGCGGGCCGCACCGGGCTCGGCCCGTCCGGCGTGAAGCCGCGCGCGTCGGGCCACTCGGCCGGCAAAGCGAACGCCGCGGCGCCGTAAAGTTCTTCGGGAAGTTTTTCCCCGCCTGGGGCGTTTGGATCGGTTGTGACGGCCAGCGGCGCGGGGCCGGCGGCTTCGCTCGCCGAGCAGAGCTCGATCGCCCTTGCCTGCGTCGCGTCTTCCTCGCTGGCGACGGCGCCGCTAGCGCCGCCGTGGGCGTTCTCGCCGTGGGCGCCGTTGGTCGCCGGCGGTGCGAGCGCGTCGAGCGCCCGCGGCTCTTGCGGCGCCGGCAGGCTGGGGACCGGTTCGAGGAACTGTTCGTTGATGCGGATCGCCGGCGGCGACGACGTGCAGTCGGGCGATTGCGTCGCCAGTTGCGCGCGGGCCAACTCCATCTCGGCCTCGAACACCACCGAGTCGGGAATGTACTCCTCGGCCGCGGTGCCCCACGGCAGGCCGTAGCCCGACGGGATCGGATGGAAGCCGGGGTTCGTGGCGTACCACTCGACCCGCATGCCGCAGCGCGGCGGGTAGTAGGGCGAGAAGTCGGTGATCGATCCGACGACGACCGCGTCGACGCCGAGCGCCCGGCCCAACTGCCGCACGGCGTCGGGGTGCGCCAGGTCGATGCGGTGCTGGCGGACCGCCTGCTCGACCACGCCTAGCGGCACGACCTCGAAGCCGGGGATCGTTTGCAGCTCGGCGTAGTAAGCCATGGCAAATTGCCGGCCGTCGACGGTCGGCTCGTCGCTCTGGTTGAAGAACGGCGCGACCGCCACCCGGCTGAGCTGCGGGAAGGGGTTGTGCACAACGGGCTGCTCCATCGCCTCAGGAATGAGGACATGGCAGCCGCCGGCGGCGGCCAGAAGGGGCGCCAGCAGGGCGAGCGAGAGCAGTGATTTGAGGGGGCCTAAGGCCATGCGAGGACGACAGCAAACGCCGGCAGGCCCCCCTGCTAGCACGTTCGCGGACCGCGCAAACGCGGCCTCACGGTCGTCATCGGCATAAGCGGTGGGATCGCTTTAATCGGAACGGTGAGAAAGGCGTGATAGCGACGCGAAGGCTATTCGCCACGATCGCTTTCGGGCGGCAGCTCATCGATCCATCCCTGCAACTGCTCAACCATGTGCGGCATGCCGATCTCGGCGAATAAGTCGCGGCTACGTAGCCAGTAGTCACGAGCCTGGGCTAGGTCACCCCGCATCTTGTAGATCCACCCTAGATTGCCGTAGGCGTTGGCCACGCCCTCCTTGCGGCCCAGCTCTTCGTTGATGGCGAGCGCCTTGCGGAGCATCTCCTCGGCGCCCTCCAGGTCGCCCCGCCTTCGGTAGATCACCCCGATGTTGGCGTAGTTACTGGCCATGCCCGACTTGCTGCCCAGCTCTTCGTT
This genomic window contains:
- the xerC gene encoding tyrosine recombinase XerC, producing MLRETGQFLRHLQSERGASAHTIKAYREDLAALADYLADESGASPAPKAITTLDLRGYVSALGEAGFAKASIARRLASVRSFFRYGQREGWAPSNPAAALRNPRKSRHLPQVLSSDEVGALLAAPPADKTFGLRDRAILETLYSAGLRVSELVGLEDGDLDLDEGVARVRGKGRKERLAPIGSFAVEALGAWLSVRQLGPGVERGEGAPVFTNKFGRRLTARSVARLLEKHLAVAGLAGRASPHTLRHSFATHLLDRGADIRSVQELLGHKSLVTTQIYTHVSTANLKAAYEKAHPRAR